A single genomic interval of Mycobacterium sp. DL592 harbors:
- a CDS encoding P1 family peptidase, producing the protein MTGGRVGGVNSPQAYAPDGRPRARGLGIAVSGEPGELNAITDVPGVEVGTVTLVSGEGPLVVGSGPVRTGVTAILPRGRAGVGQPCAAGWHSLNGNGEMTGTTWIEEAGSFNLPVLLSNTHAVGACHTGVISWVNRVDPVLARQWLLPVCAETWDGYLNDINGGHVRPEHAEVALDGATVGPVAEGSVGGGTGMNCYEFKGGNGTASRLVRYASHTFTVGAFVQANFGSREELTVAGRHVGPLLGVGNPLAGDWFERDLNRPPPGAGSVIAVIATDAPLLPGQCRALARRVPLGLARTGTTGSHFSGDIFLAFSTAPAPGLASRFPTGEPTDDEFGHLRFLPWGRMDVMYTAVVQAVEEAVLNALVVNTDMVGRDGHRSPALPHDDLRALL; encoded by the coding sequence ATGACCGGCGGTAGGGTCGGCGGGGTGAATTCGCCGCAGGCGTACGCCCCCGACGGACGACCCCGCGCCCGGGGCCTGGGTATCGCGGTGTCCGGGGAGCCCGGAGAGCTCAATGCGATCACCGACGTGCCGGGAGTCGAGGTGGGCACCGTCACCCTCGTCAGCGGCGAGGGGCCGCTGGTGGTCGGCAGCGGGCCGGTCCGCACCGGGGTCACCGCCATCCTGCCGCGCGGTCGCGCCGGCGTCGGTCAGCCGTGCGCGGCGGGCTGGCATTCCCTCAATGGCAACGGCGAGATGACCGGAACGACCTGGATCGAAGAGGCCGGCTCCTTCAATCTCCCTGTGCTGCTGTCGAATACGCACGCCGTCGGGGCCTGCCACACCGGGGTGATCTCCTGGGTGAACCGGGTCGACCCGGTCCTGGCTCGCCAGTGGCTGCTTCCGGTGTGCGCCGAGACCTGGGACGGCTACCTCAACGACATCAACGGCGGGCACGTGCGCCCCGAACATGCCGAGGTGGCCCTCGACGGCGCGACGGTCGGCCCGGTCGCGGAAGGATCGGTCGGTGGCGGGACCGGGATGAACTGCTATGAGTTCAAGGGCGGCAATGGAACTGCGTCACGTCTGGTGCGCTACGCCAGCCACACTTTCACTGTCGGCGCTTTCGTCCAGGCCAACTTCGGCTCGCGCGAGGAACTCACGGTGGCTGGCCGGCACGTGGGACCCCTACTGGGCGTGGGCAATCCACTGGCCGGCGACTGGTTCGAGCGCGACCTGAACCGTCCGCCGCCGGGTGCCGGTTCGGTGATCGCGGTGATCGCCACCGACGCCCCGCTGCTGCCAGGCCAGTGCAGGGCGCTGGCCCGCCGCGTCCCGTTGGGCTTGGCGCGCACCGGCACCACCGGCAGCCACTTCTCCGGCGACATCTTCCTGGCGTTCTCCACCGCGCCGGCGCCCGGCCTGGCCAGCCGCTTCCCCACTGGTGAACCCACCGACGACGAGTTCGGCCACCTCAGGTTCCTGCCCTGGGGCCGAATGGATGTCATGTACACCGCGGTGGTCCAAGCGGTCGAGGAAGCTGTGCTCAACGCGCTGGTGGTCAACACCGATATGGTCGGGCGCGACGGGCACCGCTCCCCCGCGCTACCGCACGACGATCTGCGAGCTCTGCTGTAG
- a CDS encoding sulfurtransferase → MTSRSGVLTTAEELISRIRGGEPVTILDVRWQLAEPDGRAAYLSGHLPGAVYVSLDGELSDHSVTGRGRHPLPSGAPLTAAARRWGVRQGRPVVVYDDWNRAGSARAWWVLRAAGLENVRILDGGLGAWKAAGGQLEQGPVDPEPGDVTLPHDDLYAGAMPTLSADEVDSVLLLDARAPERFRGDVEPVDPVAGHIPGARNLPSTSVLAEGGTFATDPAVRDQLALCGADGSAPVGVYCGSGVTAAVTVAALTALGQPAALFPGSWSQWSSEDGRPVARGAQ, encoded by the coding sequence ATGACGAGCCGCTCCGGGGTGCTGACCACGGCTGAGGAACTTATCAGCCGGATCCGCGGCGGCGAGCCGGTGACGATCCTCGATGTGCGCTGGCAGCTTGCCGAACCCGACGGCCGCGCCGCCTACCTGTCGGGGCATCTGCCCGGTGCGGTCTACGTCTCGCTCGACGGCGAACTGAGCGATCACAGCGTCACCGGCCGCGGCCGTCACCCGCTGCCCTCGGGTGCCCCCCTGACCGCAGCCGCGCGGCGATGGGGTGTGCGTCAGGGCCGTCCGGTCGTGGTCTACGACGACTGGAATCGCGCCGGTTCGGCACGGGCCTGGTGGGTGCTGCGGGCCGCGGGCCTGGAAAACGTCCGCATCCTCGACGGCGGGCTGGGAGCGTGGAAGGCCGCAGGGGGTCAGCTGGAGCAGGGCCCGGTCGACCCGGAACCCGGTGACGTGACGCTGCCCCACGACGACCTGTATGCCGGGGCGATGCCCACCTTGAGCGCCGACGAAGTGGACTCGGTGCTGCTGCTCGACGCCCGTGCACCGGAGCGTTTCCGCGGCGACGTCGAACCGGTCGACCCCGTGGCCGGGCACATCCCCGGTGCCCGCAACCTGCCGAGCACGTCGGTACTCGCCGAGGGCGGCACGTTCGCGACCGATCCCGCGGTCCGCGATCAGCTGGCGCTGTGCGGCGCTGACGGCAGCGCGCCGGTGGGCGTCTACTGCGGATCGGGCGTCACTGCGGCGGTGACGGTCGCGGCGCTCACCGCGCTCGGTCAGCCTGCGGCACTGTTCCCGGGGTCCTGGTCGCAATGGAGTTCCGAGGACGGGCGCCCGGTGGCGCGCGGGGCGCAGTGA
- a CDS encoding thiolase family protein: MSRGPFDGKAVITGAGKSAVGRRLGRTGLDLTLEAVLRAIADAGLSVDDVDGIASYPGPAAAGAGFSGASVTEVRTALGLRSRWYMSSLETAGQIGPVIEACMAVALGLANHVVVFRSVWESTAAAHAGGGHASVLLGGGGKLPVQMEWTAPFGALSAANWLAMPAQRYMHDFGLTREQLGAIAINARRNAGGNPDAVYRDPMSMEDYLSARMISEPLCLFDCDVPCDGATAVIVSRRDAAAGLPRHPLTVESVGPGMFERPTWEQRFDITTMAAHDSAATLWDNTSLRPADVDMAQLYDGFSFLTVMWLEALGFCEHGRVGEFIEGGERIALEGQLPLNTSGGQLSGGRLHGMGFLHEACVQLWEEGGERQAVRTPDLVAVGVGGGPVAGSMLVSSR, encoded by the coding sequence GTGAGCAGAGGTCCGTTCGACGGCAAGGCCGTCATCACTGGTGCCGGTAAGTCCGCGGTCGGGCGCAGGCTGGGTCGCACCGGCTTGGACCTGACGCTGGAGGCGGTGTTGCGCGCGATCGCCGATGCCGGGCTGTCGGTCGACGACGTCGACGGCATCGCCAGCTATCCCGGCCCGGCCGCCGCGGGGGCCGGGTTCTCCGGGGCCAGCGTCACCGAGGTGCGCACCGCCCTCGGGCTGCGCAGCCGCTGGTACATGTCGTCGCTGGAGACCGCGGGCCAGATCGGCCCGGTGATCGAGGCATGCATGGCGGTGGCGCTCGGCCTGGCCAATCACGTCGTGGTGTTCCGGTCGGTCTGGGAGTCCACGGCTGCCGCGCACGCCGGCGGTGGCCACGCCTCGGTGCTGCTCGGCGGTGGCGGCAAGTTGCCCGTGCAGATGGAGTGGACGGCGCCGTTCGGGGCGCTGTCGGCCGCCAACTGGCTGGCCATGCCGGCCCAGCGCTACATGCACGATTTCGGGCTGACCCGCGAGCAGCTCGGGGCGATCGCGATCAACGCCCGCCGCAACGCCGGCGGCAATCCCGATGCGGTCTACCGCGATCCGATGTCGATGGAGGACTATCTTTCGGCGCGGATGATCTCCGAACCATTGTGTCTGTTCGACTGTGACGTTCCGTGCGACGGCGCCACCGCTGTCATCGTGTCGCGCCGCGACGCCGCGGCAGGCCTGCCACGCCACCCGCTGACCGTGGAGTCGGTGGGCCCCGGGATGTTCGAAAGGCCAACGTGGGAGCAACGTTTCGACATCACGACGATGGCGGCTCACGATTCGGCGGCGACGCTTTGGGACAACACCTCACTGCGGCCGGCCGACGTTGACATGGCCCAGTTGTACGACGGGTTCAGCTTCCTGACCGTGATGTGGTTGGAGGCGTTGGGATTCTGCGAACACGGCCGGGTCGGCGAGTTCATCGAAGGGGGAGAACGAATCGCGCTCGAGGGGCAGCTGCCGTTGAACACCAGCGGCGGCCAGCTCTCCGGCGGGCGCCTGCACGGGATGGGGTTCCTGCACGAGGCCTGTGTGCAGCTGTGGGAAGAAGGCGGTGAGCGTCAGGCCGTACGCACGCCGGACCTGGTGGCCGTCGGGGTCGGCGGCGGGCCGGTCGCCGGTTCGATGCTGGTGAGCAGCCGATGA
- a CDS encoding Zn-ribbon domain-containing OB-fold protein: MSDRGYQRPALRLAPSPTPESTAFWTGGRNGDLLISRCHACGHFFHPPGPVCWRCRSANVAPEKVSGRATVAAFTVDRQPWIPGFEPPYIVAMVELAEEPDTRLITNIVDIAPEDIRVGLEVEVFFEDWTALSGDEDSRVWIPLFRPVR; encoded by the coding sequence ATGAGTGACAGGGGCTACCAGCGCCCCGCACTGCGGCTGGCCCCTAGTCCCACACCGGAATCCACCGCCTTCTGGACCGGTGGGCGCAACGGCGACCTACTGATCTCACGCTGTCACGCTTGCGGGCACTTCTTCCACCCGCCCGGCCCGGTCTGCTGGCGCTGCCGCAGCGCCAACGTCGCACCGGAGAAGGTGTCGGGACGGGCAACGGTCGCGGCGTTCACCGTCGACCGGCAGCCCTGGATACCGGGATTCGAGCCGCCCTACATCGTGGCGATGGTCGAACTCGCCGAGGAGCCGGACACCCGGCTGATCACCAACATTGTCGACATCGCACCCGAGGACATCCGGGTGGGGCTGGAGGTCGAGGTGTTCTTCGAAGACTGGACCGCACTGTCCGGCGATGAGGACAGCCGGGTGTGGATACCGCTGTTCCGGCCGGTGCGATGA
- a CDS encoding long chain fatty acid-CoA synthetase Faa4p, translating to MLRPVAGQCFEIDIRPENNRWIVAIPEINEVTEANTRAAVELAARECIATHTGIPIGYISVWVRD from the coding sequence GTGCTGCGCCCCGTCGCCGGTCAGTGCTTCGAGATCGACATCCGCCCGGAGAACAACCGGTGGATCGTCGCCATCCCCGAGATCAACGAGGTGACCGAGGCGAACACCCGCGCCGCAGTCGAACTCGCTGCCCGCGAATGCATCGCCACGCACACCGGGATTCCGATCGGCTACATCTCGGTGTGGGTTCGCGACTGA
- a CDS encoding DUF1801 domain-containing protein, which translates to MDDNVSPAQRIDARIAELDDWRGEMLARIRAVIKQADPDVVEEWKWRGVPVWSHAGIICTGETYNSVVKVTFAKGAALPDPSGLFNSSLDGNTRRAIDFRDGDVVDDEALTALIHAAVALNTSR; encoded by the coding sequence ATGGACGACAACGTTTCCCCAGCGCAGCGTATCGACGCGCGGATCGCCGAACTGGATGACTGGCGCGGTGAGATGCTGGCCCGGATCCGGGCGGTGATCAAGCAGGCCGACCCCGACGTCGTCGAGGAATGGAAATGGCGTGGCGTTCCGGTGTGGTCGCACGCCGGCATCATCTGCACGGGGGAGACCTACAACAGCGTCGTGAAGGTGACATTCGCCAAAGGGGCGGCGCTGCCGGATCCGTCCGGATTGTTCAACTCGAGTTTGGACGGCAATACCCGGCGGGCCATCGACTTTCGGGACGGCGACGTCGTCGACGACGAGGCACTGACCGCGCTCATCCACGCGGCGGTGGCGCTGAACACGTCGCGGTAG